A region of Cucumis melo cultivar AY chromosome 2, USDA_Cmelo_AY_1.0, whole genome shotgun sequence DNA encodes the following proteins:
- the LOC103503068 gene encoding protein MNN4-like: MAENKNIEKTTKKELKTKASRAQDDIEKDGKESPGEDGESRTGLLKIKVKAQGIKALEEEKKEIKLREKEELLNKVDKVALSVEKRKEEKTFEEHCEEFKKEIEELSPLEDEVVEKSSKKKRIMEGQDDKRKEKKEKKAQQEEESQEGKRKTYS, translated from the exons ATGGCCGAAAACAAGAATATTGAGAAAACCACGAAGAAGGAATTAAAAACCAAGGCTAGCAGGGCTCAAGATGATATTGAAAAG GATGGCAAAGAAAGCCCAGGAGAAGATGGGGAAAGTAGAACTGGGCTTCTCAAAATTAAGGTGAAAGCACAAGGCATTAAGGCCTTGgaggaagaaaagaaggaaattaAGTTGAGGGAGAAGGAAGAGCTCCTTAACAAAGTGGACAAAGTAGCCCTCTCTGTAGAGAAGCGTAAAGAAGAAAAGACATTTGAAGAGCATTGTGAGGAGTTCAAAAAGGAAATTGAGGAGTTAAGTCCTTTAGAGGACGAAGTGGTGGAGAAATCCtcaaagaaaaagaggattatGGAAGGACAAGACGATaagaggaaagaaaagaaagagaaaaaggctCAGCAAGAAGAGGAAAGCCAAGAAGGAAAGAGGAAAACGtattcctaa